A window of the Ipomoea triloba cultivar NCNSP0323 chromosome 14, ASM357664v1 genome harbors these coding sequences:
- the LOC116004335 gene encoding putative late blight resistance protein homolog R1B-17 isoform X2, protein MACVAVASLLRTIELEFLQSHPRPLVLRNHLISFNKDLIQSFHQKLGFLISQFDDKRINMDGVEAVKHLETKLRDLAFRVEDKIEILVAHLYGDDDDEEEEEEDIDDEYLVGIADLFVEEEDLYVEKPQRDTDAEKTTQPCVKLGQVFQTAIEEIEAIKEELVKIKNRDEVEERKTAHDVLQRSEVVSSQAQMVGKNDEFEIIKKLLTEVGSKEKKVVSIIGMGGIGKTTLARHVYEDSSISIHFDVRAWVVASQLHNKRQMLLGLLNSISKQGNLEKSIDEDLSLKLYQCLKRQRYLVVVDDVWSGEAWDDVSNCFPEDGNGSRVLLTTRLAEVADYSSSNSDFSHHMQLLDQSDSWNLFCEKSGKFHGAKFEIIGRSIVEKCKGLPLAIIVVAGLFSTLSTLNELENIAKVLDSSTTTTIAAICSEILLLSYNHLPHHLKACFLYLGVFPEDYAINANELARLWSAEGLAKASENENFDVVADRHIQELMDRNLILVSKWSCCGRKIKVFGVHDLLHAFCVNEAQKENLLHVVRENGSDFRQRRFRWVSMQSSKLDVFTLRYASRICRSFFCFTDDDMTNLNWEQFKLLRVLVFTSRFMCTNIVDFVHLRYLSAYGNQSIAKLFNAWNLQTLCTTKAVDKNYLEFPQLQYFACLFIRGHSPKFVHQNLQCLSWLEPEHCTKEFFTHVPNVKKIRIVGGDRRESNDCIENLVNLQLERLHIIATKWDKTSPNIVQINSHIVLLKSLKRLRFRGKQWELPEDDKFCQLIVLEINSTHLKDWKATGDNFPKLEHLYLFSCTKLKEIPNGFAEISKLKSIQLVDCRPSVVASAEEIKEEQLDYLNNIVDVVVPERRGYSPVSESESESDEYESDEA, encoded by the exons ATGGCTTGTGTAGCTGTAGCTTCTCTTCTCAGAACAATAGAGCTTGAGTTCTTGCAATCTCACCCTCGTCCACTTGTACTGCGCAATCATCTCATCTCTTTTAACAAAGACTTGATCCAATCTTTCCACCAAAAGCTTGGATTTCTCATATCCCAATTCGATGACAAAAGAATCAATATGGATGGTGTTGAAGCAGTTAAACACTTGGAAACCAAGCTCAGGGATTTAGCCTTCAGAGTGGAAGATAAAATCGAAATCCTAGTAGCACATCTttatggtgatgatgatgatgaggaggaggaggaggaagatatTGATGATGAATATTTAGTCGGAATAGCAGATCTTTTTGTAGAAGAGGAAGATCTGTACGTGGAAAAACCACAGAGGGACACAGATGCGGAGAAGACCACTCAACCTTGTGTGAAACTTGGTCAAGTTTTTCAAACTGCAATTGAAGAAATTGAAGCCATCAAGGAAGAGTTGGTGAAAATCAAGAATAGGGACGAGGTAGAAGAAAGAAAGACAGCCCATGATGTTCTACAAAGGTCTGAAGTTGTTTCCTCCCAGGCACAAATGGTCGGCAAAAATGATGAGTTTGAGATTATCAAGAAGCTGCTAACTGAAGTTGGATCTaaggaaaaaaaagttgtatcaaTTATAGGTATGGGAGGAATCGGTAAGACAACTTTGGCTAGACATGTTTATGAAGATTCATCAATTTCTATCCACTTTGACGTGCGAGCCTGGGTTGTTGCATCTCAACTTCACAATAAGAGGCAAATGCTTTTAGGTCTTCTTAATTCAATTTCCAAGCAAGGCAACCTAGAAAAATCTATTGACGAGGATCTTTCTTTAAAACTCTACCAATGTTTGAAGCGTCAAAGGTACTTGGTTGTGGTGGATGATGTGTGGAGTGGTGAGGCATGGGATGATGTTAGCAATTGCTTTCCTGAGGATGGAAATGGGAGTCGAGTATTGTTAACTACTCGTCTTGCAGAGGTGGCAGATTATTCTAGCTCCAACAGTGACTTTTCTCATCATATGCAATTATTGGATCAAAGTGATAGCTGGAACTTATTTTGTGAAAAGTCAGGTAAATTTCATGGTGCGAAATTTGAGATAATCGGAAGGTCAATTGTTGAAAAATGCAAAGGATTGCCTCTAGCAATAATTGTGGTTGCAGGATTGTTTTCCACACTTAGCACACTAAATGAGTTGGAGAATATTGCAAAAGTTCTAGACtcttcaacaacaacaactattgCGGCAATATGCTCAGAAATACTATTACTGAGCTACAATCACTTGCCTCACCATTTAAAGGCATGCTTTTTATATTTAGGAGTTTTTCCAGAAGATTATGCGATCAATGCTAATGAGCTTGCAAGGTTATGGTCCGCTGAAGGACTTGCAAAGGCATCGGAGAATGAAAACTTTGATGTAGTGGCTGATAGACACATACAAGAACTTATGGATCGAAACTTAATTCTTGTGAGCAAATGGAGTTGTTgtggaagaaaaattaaagtgtttggggTGCATGATTTATTGCATGCATTTTGTGTGAATGAAGCTCAGAAGGAGAACCTTTTACATGTTGTTCGAGAAAATGGTTCAGATTTTCGTCAAAGACGCTTCCGTTGGGTAAGCATGCAATCATCAAAATTGGATGTCTTTACACTACGGTATGCTTCAAGAATCTGTCGGTCCTTCTTCTGTTTTACAGATGACGACATGACAAACTTAAATTGGGAACAGTTCAAGCTATTGAGAGTACTCGTCTTTACTAGCCGTTTTATGTGCACAAATATTGTGGATTTCGTTCATTTGAGATATTTGTCAGCGTATGGTAATCAGAGTATTGCGAAACTGTTTAACGCTTGGAATCTTCAAACACTTTGTACTACTAAGGCAGTTGATAAGAACTATTTGGAGTTCCCACAACTACAATATTTTGCTTGCTTATTTATTAGGGGACATTCTCCCAAATTTGTTCATCAAAACTTGCAGTGCCTTTCTTGGTTGGAGCCTGAAcattgcacaaaagaattctttACACATGTTCCAAATGTAAAGAAGATACGGATTGTCGGTGGTGATAGAAGAGAGTCTAACGATTGCATTGAGAACCTTGTCAATTTACAGCTGGAGAGACTCCATATTATTGCTACTAAATGGGATAAGACGAGTCCAAACATAGTCCAAATCAACAGCCATATTGTTCTCTTGAAAAGTCTTAAGAGGTTAAGATTTCGAG GCAAACAGTGGGAGCTACCTGAGGATGACAAATTCTGCCAGTTAATTGTTTTGGAAATTAATTCAACTCATCTCAAGGATTGGAAAGCTACTGGTGATAATTTTCCAAAACTTGAGCACCTCTATCTTTTTTCTTGCACGAAATTGAAAGAGATCCCTAACGGGTTTGCAgaaatttcaaaattgaaatcaatCCAATTAGTGGATTGTCGTCCTTCTGTGGTGGCTTCAGCCGAAGAAATCAAGGAAGAACAACttgattatttaaataacattgTGGATGTGGTTGTGCCCGAGCGACGTGGCTACTCTCCG GTTTCTGAATCTGAGTCTGAGTCTGATGAATACGAGTCTGATGAAGCTTAG
- the LOC116004335 gene encoding putative late blight resistance protein homolog R1B-17 isoform X1 translates to MACVAVASLLRTIELEFLQSHPRPLVLRNHLISFNKDLIQSFHQKLGFLISQFDDKRINMDGVEAVKHLETKLRDLAFRVEDKIEILVAHLYGDDDDEEEEEEDIDDEYLVGIADLFVEEEDLYVEKPQRDTDAEKTTQPCVKLGQVFQTAIEEIEAIKEELVKIKNRDEVEERKTAHDVLQRSEVVSSQAQMVGKNDEFEIIKKLLTEVGSKEKKVVSIIGMGGIGKTTLARHVYEDSSISIHFDVRAWVVASQLHNKRQMLLGLLNSISKQGNLEKSIDEDLSLKLYQCLKRQRYLVVVDDVWSGEAWDDVSNCFPEDGNGSRVLLTTRLAEVADYSSSNSDFSHHMQLLDQSDSWNLFCEKSGKFHGAKFEIIGRSIVEKCKGLPLAIIVVAGLFSTLSTLNELENIAKVLDSSTTTTIAAICSEILLLSYNHLPHHLKACFLYLGVFPEDYAINANELARLWSAEGLAKASENENFDVVADRHIQELMDRNLILVSKWSCCGRKIKVFGVHDLLHAFCVNEAQKENLLHVVRENGSDFRQRRFRWVSMQSSKLDVFTLRYASRICRSFFCFTDDDMTNLNWEQFKLLRVLVFTSRFMCTNIVDFVHLRYLSAYGNQSIAKLFNAWNLQTLCTTKAVDKNYLEFPQLQYFACLFIRGHSPKFVHQNLQCLSWLEPEHCTKEFFTHVPNVKKIRIVGGDRRESNDCIENLVNLQLERLHIIATKWDKTSPNIVQINSHIVLLKSLKRLRFRGNQFEWNGINVLCKLPRLEVLKLSGACVGKQWELPEDDKFCQLIVLEINSTHLKDWKATGDNFPKLEHLYLFSCTKLKEIPNGFAEISKLKSIQLVDCRPSVVASAEEIKEEQLDYLNNIVDVVVPERRGYSPVSESESESDEYESDEA, encoded by the exons ATGGCTTGTGTAGCTGTAGCTTCTCTTCTCAGAACAATAGAGCTTGAGTTCTTGCAATCTCACCCTCGTCCACTTGTACTGCGCAATCATCTCATCTCTTTTAACAAAGACTTGATCCAATCTTTCCACCAAAAGCTTGGATTTCTCATATCCCAATTCGATGACAAAAGAATCAATATGGATGGTGTTGAAGCAGTTAAACACTTGGAAACCAAGCTCAGGGATTTAGCCTTCAGAGTGGAAGATAAAATCGAAATCCTAGTAGCACATCTttatggtgatgatgatgatgaggaggaggaggaggaagatatTGATGATGAATATTTAGTCGGAATAGCAGATCTTTTTGTAGAAGAGGAAGATCTGTACGTGGAAAAACCACAGAGGGACACAGATGCGGAGAAGACCACTCAACCTTGTGTGAAACTTGGTCAAGTTTTTCAAACTGCAATTGAAGAAATTGAAGCCATCAAGGAAGAGTTGGTGAAAATCAAGAATAGGGACGAGGTAGAAGAAAGAAAGACAGCCCATGATGTTCTACAAAGGTCTGAAGTTGTTTCCTCCCAGGCACAAATGGTCGGCAAAAATGATGAGTTTGAGATTATCAAGAAGCTGCTAACTGAAGTTGGATCTaaggaaaaaaaagttgtatcaaTTATAGGTATGGGAGGAATCGGTAAGACAACTTTGGCTAGACATGTTTATGAAGATTCATCAATTTCTATCCACTTTGACGTGCGAGCCTGGGTTGTTGCATCTCAACTTCACAATAAGAGGCAAATGCTTTTAGGTCTTCTTAATTCAATTTCCAAGCAAGGCAACCTAGAAAAATCTATTGACGAGGATCTTTCTTTAAAACTCTACCAATGTTTGAAGCGTCAAAGGTACTTGGTTGTGGTGGATGATGTGTGGAGTGGTGAGGCATGGGATGATGTTAGCAATTGCTTTCCTGAGGATGGAAATGGGAGTCGAGTATTGTTAACTACTCGTCTTGCAGAGGTGGCAGATTATTCTAGCTCCAACAGTGACTTTTCTCATCATATGCAATTATTGGATCAAAGTGATAGCTGGAACTTATTTTGTGAAAAGTCAGGTAAATTTCATGGTGCGAAATTTGAGATAATCGGAAGGTCAATTGTTGAAAAATGCAAAGGATTGCCTCTAGCAATAATTGTGGTTGCAGGATTGTTTTCCACACTTAGCACACTAAATGAGTTGGAGAATATTGCAAAAGTTCTAGACtcttcaacaacaacaactattgCGGCAATATGCTCAGAAATACTATTACTGAGCTACAATCACTTGCCTCACCATTTAAAGGCATGCTTTTTATATTTAGGAGTTTTTCCAGAAGATTATGCGATCAATGCTAATGAGCTTGCAAGGTTATGGTCCGCTGAAGGACTTGCAAAGGCATCGGAGAATGAAAACTTTGATGTAGTGGCTGATAGACACATACAAGAACTTATGGATCGAAACTTAATTCTTGTGAGCAAATGGAGTTGTTgtggaagaaaaattaaagtgtttggggTGCATGATTTATTGCATGCATTTTGTGTGAATGAAGCTCAGAAGGAGAACCTTTTACATGTTGTTCGAGAAAATGGTTCAGATTTTCGTCAAAGACGCTTCCGTTGGGTAAGCATGCAATCATCAAAATTGGATGTCTTTACACTACGGTATGCTTCAAGAATCTGTCGGTCCTTCTTCTGTTTTACAGATGACGACATGACAAACTTAAATTGGGAACAGTTCAAGCTATTGAGAGTACTCGTCTTTACTAGCCGTTTTATGTGCACAAATATTGTGGATTTCGTTCATTTGAGATATTTGTCAGCGTATGGTAATCAGAGTATTGCGAAACTGTTTAACGCTTGGAATCTTCAAACACTTTGTACTACTAAGGCAGTTGATAAGAACTATTTGGAGTTCCCACAACTACAATATTTTGCTTGCTTATTTATTAGGGGACATTCTCCCAAATTTGTTCATCAAAACTTGCAGTGCCTTTCTTGGTTGGAGCCTGAAcattgcacaaaagaattctttACACATGTTCCAAATGTAAAGAAGATACGGATTGTCGGTGGTGATAGAAGAGAGTCTAACGATTGCATTGAGAACCTTGTCAATTTACAGCTGGAGAGACTCCATATTATTGCTACTAAATGGGATAAGACGAGTCCAAACATAGTCCAAATCAACAGCCATATTGTTCTCTTGAAAAGTCTTAAGAGGTTAAGATTTCGAGGTAATCAATTTGAGTGGAATGGAATTAATGTTCTTTGCAAGTTGCCTAGGTTGGAGGTGCTCAAGTTAAGTGGTGCCTGTGTAGGCAAACAGTGGGAGCTACCTGAGGATGACAAATTCTGCCAGTTAATTGTTTTGGAAATTAATTCAACTCATCTCAAGGATTGGAAAGCTACTGGTGATAATTTTCCAAAACTTGAGCACCTCTATCTTTTTTCTTGCACGAAATTGAAAGAGATCCCTAACGGGTTTGCAgaaatttcaaaattgaaatcaatCCAATTAGTGGATTGTCGTCCTTCTGTGGTGGCTTCAGCCGAAGAAATCAAGGAAGAACAACttgattatttaaataacattgTGGATGTGGTTGTGCCCGAGCGACGTGGCTACTCTCCG GTTTCTGAATCTGAGTCTGAGTCTGATGAATACGAGTCTGATGAAGCTTAG